DNA from Halostella limicola:
GAAGCGCGCCCGGTCGATCAGCGTCGTCACCGACTTCGAACTCAAAGACGGAAACGGCCGGGAGGCCATCTGGCACGTGAACCTCCCCATCCCGCTTCTCGACACGTCGGCGCAAGTGAGGACCGAGGAGGTCGAGCGCGACCCGCCCCGCTACGTGAAGTTCGTCGGTCGGTCGAAGGTGATGCGCGTCACCGGCGAGCACGAGGTCGTCCCCACCGACGAGGGCTGCGAACTGGTCAACTCTTTCGTCGTGGACGGCCGCCTCCCGGGGGTCGAGCGGTTCTTCCGACGGAACCTCGACAAGGAGCTCGACAACCTCGAAGCCGCGCTCAGGGCCGACCTGGGGGTCGAAGCGTGAAGGTCGCGCTCGCCCAGATCGAGATCGAGGCCGGCGAGGTCGAGGCGAACGTCGACCGCGCGGTCGACGCCGTCGCCGCCGCGGCCGGCGAGGGGGCGGATCTCGTCGCCCTCCCTGAGATCTTCAACGTCGGTTACTTCGCGTTCGATCTGTACCACCGCCGCGCCGAACCGCTGGAGGGCGAGACGCTCACCCGGATCGCCGAGGCGGCGGCCGAGCACGGCGTCGGCGTCCTCGCCGGCAGCATCGTCGAGGACCTCGCGGCGACGAAGACCGCGTACACCCCCGCCGACGAGGGCCTCGCCAACACCGCCGTCCTGTTCGACCGCGAAGGGGAGCGGCGCCTCGTCTACCGCAAGCATCACCTGTTCGGCTACGAGTCCGCCGAGAACGAACTGCTCGTCCCCGGCGAGCGCATTCAGGTCGCCTCGTTCGAGGACCACACGGTCGCCGTCACCACCTGCTACGACCTCCGATTCCCCGAACTGTATCGCGAGTTCGCCGACGACGTGACGCTGACGCTGGTCCCGAGCGCGTGGCCGTACCCCCGCGTCGAGCACTGGCAGACCCTCTCGCGGGCCCGCGCCGTCGAGAACCAGTTCTACGTCGCGACGATCAACGGCAGCGGCGCCTTCGACGACGCCGAACTGCTCGGCCGATCGACGGTCTACGACCCCTGGGGGACGCCGATAGCGAGCAGCGACGACGACCCCGCGCTCGTCACCGCGACGGCCGACCCGGACGCCGTCACCGAGGTCCGCGACGAGTTCCCGGCCCTTCGGGACCGGCGGCTGTAAGCCCTACCCTTTATACCGTTCCGCACCTTATCCCCCAGTGCCGGCAGTCGACGCTTTTCACGTCGAGCCGGCAAGCCCGTCGCGCTCGCGTCCGCGTCCACACCCGGAACCGCCCGGGCGGTTCCGATTCGGGACGTCCCACCGCGTCTTCCGTCCTCGTCCTCTTTCAGTACCTCGCTACTTCTACCGGCCTGAGATCGCACAGCGG
Protein-coding regions in this window:
- a CDS encoding nitrilase-related carbon-nitrogen hydrolase; protein product: MKVALAQIEIEAGEVEANVDRAVDAVAAAAGEGADLVALPEIFNVGYFAFDLYHRRAEPLEGETLTRIAEAAAEHGVGVLAGSIVEDLAATKTAYTPADEGLANTAVLFDREGERRLVYRKHHLFGYESAENELLVPGERIQVASFEDHTVAVTTCYDLRFPELYREFADDVTLTLVPSAWPYPRVEHWQTLSRARAVENQFYVATINGSGAFDDAELLGRSTVYDPWGTPIASSDDDPALVTATADPDAVTEVRDEFPALRDRRL
- a CDS encoding SRPBCC family protein, with amino-acid sequence MTVRVERTFEFTVPPERVWEFIADPEKRARSISVVTDFELKDGNGREAIWHVNLPIPLLDTSAQVRTEEVERDPPRYVKFVGRSKVMRVTGEHEVVPTDEGCELVNSFVVDGRLPGVERFFRRNLDKELDNLEAALRADLGVEA